In Deltaproteobacteria bacterium, the following proteins share a genomic window:
- a CDS encoding pentapeptide repeat-containing protein yields the protein MCPEGAFVTGFDADGSIVCSEVSAGVGEDCPDNLGPGADLHNCDLSGADLSGFDLSGADLSGANLSGANLGGANLSGANLSGADLSGAALWWADLSGADLSNANLSGVAWQLTTCPDLTNSDEHGGTCDGALTTP from the coding sequence ATGTGTCCCGAGGGCGCTTTTGTGACGGGCTTTGATGCTGATGGCAGCATCGTCTGCTCCGAGGTCAGCGCCGGCGTCGGTGAGGACTGCCCAGACAACCTTGGCCCAGGAGCCGACCTGCATAACTGTGACTTGAGCGGTGCCGACTTGAGCGGCTTCGACCTCAGTGGCGCCGACTTGAGCGGCGCCAACCTGAGCGGCGCCAACCTGGGCGGCGCCAACCTGAGCGGCGCCAACCTGAGCGGCGCCGACTTGAGCGGTGCGGCCCTGTGGTGGGCCGACCTGAGCGGCGCTGACTTGTCCAATGCGAACCTGAGCGGCGTGGCTTGGCAATTGACCACGTGCCCGGACTTGACAAACAGCGACGAACACGGTGGCACCTGCGATGGAGCCTTAACAACGCCTTAG
- a CDS encoding GspH/FimT family pseudopilin produces MKIAELSGIMSLHLTSRLIKAKGGFTLVELMIVIAIIVIGSAIAIPAYNITIKPTAELNGAARQLYSDIQLIRLRAVSENRRYGIDFDSTSDDYIVFEDANGDFEYDAGETILKRVQFSAGLGYGRVSFDANYGSGDGVTFTGTGVANSFSFSTRALPSPNGIVYLKNNKNPPEGRMVNVNSMGGVRIQKYNP; encoded by the coding sequence ATGAAGATTGCTGAGTTGTCTGGCATCATGAGCTTGCATCTTACATCACGACTTATCAAGGCAAAGGGCGGTTTCACCCTTGTGGAACTGATGATCGTTATTGCCATCATTGTTATCGGATCGGCTATCGCTATTCCGGCTTACAACATAACGATCAAGCCGACGGCCGAACTGAACGGGGCCGCACGGCAACTTTACTCTGATATCCAACTGATACGCTTGCGTGCTGTAAGCGAAAACCGTAGATACGGAATCGACTTCGATTCCACGTCTGATGACTACATCGTCTTTGAAGACGCGAATGGTGATTTTGAATACGATGCCGGTGAGACTATCTTGAAGCGTGTACAATTTTCTGCTGGATTAGGCTATGGCCGTGTCAGTTTCGACGCAAATTACGGTAGTGGAGATGGGGTTACGTTTACAGGAACTGGAGTGGCTAATTCTTTTTCTTTTTCAACTCGCGCTTTGCCCTCGCCAAACGGGATCGTTTATTTGAAAAACAACAAAAACCCACCGGAAGGACGAATGGTGAACGTCAACAGTATGGGTGGGGTGCGTATTCAGAAGTATAACCCGTGA
- a CDS encoding pilus assembly PilX N-terminal domain-containing protein, with protein MKTPLFRDIAKLLGCEKGMVLPTALVFLGVLAMLGTTAVVTTTTEMRIGANYKVSEQAFYSAQAGCEEARARLRGNAANPVSDGNPTQTQWEAYIGSSSKAKEKGYDSTTSMHTRYNSLASDVGYTVQIRHQTNSAGNVLYWGDADGDGIDERNTTSGENIYVVTSYGAAGGSNKTVEIEVTKIPSITVPSALYVKGTTIIQGSSTYVIGTDGCGGSSDKAGIVTTENPGSVTFVGGPHVTGVGGGAPDIVYNGTDMDIQSIVNSFKGSADFSYTVNSATHIATSLPGPGDGWGNPTPGATLQDPSSCTCSNVVHYDTGGTYVQLSGGVSGCGILLIEGDLDINGDFSWYGPVIVTGSVVFSGGGNRNITGALIVGGSAVVDVSGGSANIVYCSKTIDNHTSNRPLRLLSWKEDM; from the coding sequence ATGAAAACACCATTGTTTAGGGATATTGCAAAGCTTTTGGGATGTGAAAAAGGCATGGTCCTTCCCACGGCGCTTGTGTTTTTGGGTGTTTTGGCCATGTTGGGGACAACAGCCGTTGTTACAACCACAACCGAGATGAGAATCGGGGCCAACTACAAGGTCAGTGAACAGGCATTTTACAGCGCTCAGGCGGGATGCGAGGAGGCAAGGGCCAGATTAAGAGGGAACGCGGCAAACCCGGTCAGCGATGGCAACCCCACTCAAACACAGTGGGAGGCATATATCGGGAGCTCTTCAAAGGCCAAGGAGAAAGGCTATGATTCCACCACCAGCATGCATACCCGATATAACAGTCTCGCATCAGATGTAGGCTACACAGTACAGATAAGACACCAGACAAATAGCGCCGGCAATGTTTTGTACTGGGGTGATGCCGACGGTGACGGAATCGACGAACGAAACACAACTAGCGGTGAGAACATATATGTGGTTACGAGTTATGGTGCGGCCGGCGGCTCGAACAAGACCGTAGAGATAGAAGTGACCAAAATTCCGAGTATTACTGTTCCGTCCGCCCTTTATGTGAAGGGTACAACCATCATTCAGGGCAGCAGTACCTATGTAATCGGGACTGACGGGTGCGGCGGCTCCTCTGACAAGGCCGGAATCGTTACCACGGAAAATCCGGGGTCTGTCACCTTCGTCGGCGGTCCTCATGTCACGGGTGTCGGAGGCGGTGCGCCCGACATCGTATACAACGGCACGGATATGGATATTCAGTCCATTGTGAATTCCTTTAAAGGATCCGCGGACTTTTCTTATACCGTAAACAGCGCCACTCATATTGCAACGAGCCTCCCTGGTCCCGGGGATGGGTGGGGAAACCCCACACCCGGCGCAACATTACAGGACCCGTCTTCGTGCACTTGCAGCAATGTTGTCCATTACGATACCGGCGGGACCTATGTGCAGCTTAGCGGCGGCGTTTCAGGCTGCGGCATTCTTCTCATTGAGGGGGATTTGGACATTAACGGCGATTTCTCGTGGTATGGTCCTGTTATTGTGACCGGGTCCGTAGTATTTTCCGGAGGCGGAAACAGGAATATCACAGGCGCCTTAATCGTTGGCGGGTCGGCCGTTGTGGATGTTTCGGGAGGCAGTGCCAACATTGTCTATTGCAGCAAAACGATAGATAATCATACCAGCAATCGACCCTTGCGTCTCTTAAGTTGGAAAGAGGATATGTAA